A genome region from Nocardia sp. NBC_00565 includes the following:
- a CDS encoding aminoglycoside phosphotransferase family protein, translating into MLCRCYFDPHAQSVTQYTGHDQTTVLRAATSVGDVIVKILRSPERHEQELHAYRQWVPAVAERAPQLLAEIDEPPAIIVTALTGRPVTELDLTNEQQQHAYQQAGALLRAWHDAEPPRDTPNMAAWLANRGERWLDLAQDILPTDERADIRAHLRDLATLGPIPAVPCHLDFTPRNLIYDTADTIHVIDFEHSRFDLAARDLVRLTPRPHRAPGPAHR; encoded by the coding sequence ATGTTGTGCCGCTGCTACTTCGATCCACACGCGCAGTCGGTTACTCAATACACGGGCCATGATCAGACCACTGTGCTGCGGGCCGCGACCAGCGTCGGTGACGTCATCGTCAAGATCCTCCGTAGCCCCGAACGCCACGAGCAAGAACTCCACGCCTACCGCCAATGGGTACCCGCCGTTGCCGAGCGAGCGCCACAACTACTCGCCGAAATCGACGAGCCACCCGCAATCATCGTCACCGCGCTGACCGGACGACCGGTCACCGAACTCGACCTCACCAACGAACAACAACAGCACGCATACCAGCAAGCGGGAGCCCTCCTACGCGCCTGGCACGACGCCGAACCGCCAAGGGACACACCGAACATGGCGGCCTGGCTCGCCAACCGCGGCGAGCGATGGCTGGACCTAGCCCAGGACATCCTTCCCACTGACGAACGCGCCGACATCCGCGCGCACCTCCGCGATCTCGCCACCCTAGGACCGATCCCGGCCGTGCCCTGCCATCTGGACTTCACCCCACGCAATCTGATCTACGACACCGCCGACACGATCCACGTAATCGACTTCGAGCACTCCCGCTTCGACCTCGCCGCCCGCGACCTAGTTCGACTCACCCCTCGACCACACCGGGCACCCGGACCGGCGCATCGCTGA
- a CDS encoding electron transfer flavoprotein subunit alpha/FixB family protein — protein MAEVLVLVEHADGAIKKVSTELLTAASALGEPAAVVTGSAGTGEKLAGALAAAGAAKIYIAESDDVESFLVTPKVDVLAGLVESISPAAVIVAATAEGKEVSGRLAARIGSGLLVDVIDVKSDGSVVHSIFGGAFTVDAKATGDVPVISVRPGAVEATAAAGAGEKVTVEVPAQEEGVVKVTSREPIVGGDRPELTEANIVVSGGRGVGSADNFAVVEALADSLGAAVGASRAAVDSGYYPGQFQVGQTGKTVSPQLYVALGISGAIQHRAGMQTSKTIVAVNKDEEAPIFEIADYGIVGDLFNVAPQLTEAVKAHKG, from the coding sequence ATGGCAGAAGTACTTGTGCTCGTCGAGCACGCCGACGGTGCGATCAAGAAGGTCAGCACCGAACTGCTCACCGCCGCGAGCGCACTCGGTGAGCCCGCCGCCGTCGTGACCGGTTCGGCCGGTACCGGTGAGAAGCTGGCCGGCGCGCTCGCCGCCGCCGGTGCCGCGAAGATCTACATCGCCGAATCCGACGATGTCGAGAGCTTCCTGGTGACCCCGAAGGTCGACGTGCTGGCCGGTCTGGTCGAGTCGATCTCCCCGGCCGCCGTGATCGTCGCCGCCACCGCCGAGGGCAAGGAGGTGTCGGGCCGCCTCGCCGCGCGTATCGGCTCCGGTCTGCTCGTCGATGTCATCGACGTCAAGTCCGACGGCTCGGTCGTGCACTCCATCTTCGGTGGCGCGTTCACCGTCGACGCCAAGGCCACCGGCGACGTGCCGGTGATCTCGGTGCGCCCGGGCGCCGTCGAGGCCACGGCCGCGGCCGGTGCGGGCGAGAAGGTGACCGTCGAGGTGCCCGCGCAGGAAGAGGGCGTCGTCAAGGTGACCTCCCGCGAGCCGATCGTCGGTGGCGATCGTCCGGAGCTCACCGAGGCGAACATCGTCGTCTCCGGTGGTCGCGGTGTCGGTTCCGCCGACAACTTCGCGGTCGTCGAGGCGCTGGCCGACTCGCTCGGTGCCGCCGTCGGCGCCTCGCGTGCCGCGGTCGACTCGGGCTACTACCCGGGCCAGTTCCAGGTCGGTCAGACCGGTAAGACGGTCTCCCCGCAGCTCTACGTCGCCCTCGGCATCTCCGGCGCCATCCAGCACCGCGCCGGTATGCAGACCTCGAAGACCATCGTCGCGGTCAACAAGGACGAAGAGGCCCCGATCTTCGAGATCGCGGACTACGGCATCGTCGGCGACCTGTTCAACGTCGCCCCGCAGCTGACCGAAGCGGTCAAGGCCCACAAGGGCTGA
- a CDS encoding Uma2 family endonuclease, producing the protein MSLPRLERPDLPEYMTWEELERLPGEIAEQIELWEGRVVWVRRGPGEHQIFMRRLTHELERCARNDMAADAERCWVANLETNVFLGNSGKSDFLTPDFLVHRCLGGAYRDVRAADTVLVGEVLSPSNIPSDIEAKKSRYARTGIPWYWEVTLKADVSAIASIRAYGLEIGYAQLPDGISPLHPAAYRIVGEWVNDGEERVSFTHPFPIDVPWTALAY; encoded by the coding sequence ATGTCCCTGCCCCGCCTCGAGCGTCCTGACCTGCCTGAGTACATGACTTGGGAGGAACTGGAGCGTCTGCCCGGCGAGATCGCGGAACAGATCGAGCTATGGGAGGGGCGTGTGGTGTGGGTGCGCCGCGGTCCCGGTGAGCATCAGATATTCATGCGCCGATTGACTCATGAGCTCGAGCGGTGCGCACGCAACGATATGGCGGCAGACGCTGAACGCTGCTGGGTGGCCAACCTCGAAACCAATGTCTTTCTCGGCAACAGCGGGAAGTCCGACTTCCTCACCCCCGATTTCTTGGTGCACCGCTGTCTCGGTGGGGCTTACCGGGACGTCCGCGCGGCCGACACCGTGCTGGTAGGCGAAGTGCTGTCACCGTCCAATATCCCGTCCGATATCGAGGCCAAGAAGAGTCGGTATGCTAGGACCGGGATTCCATGGTATTGGGAAGTGACACTAAAAGCGGATGTCAGCGCCATCGCATCTATCCGTGCATACGGCTTGGAGATCGGGTACGCGCAGCTACCCGACGGGATCAGCCCGCTGCACCCGGCCGCATATCGGATCGTCGGTGAATGGGTGAACGATGGCGAGGAGCGAGTATCGTTCACGCACCCGTTCCCGATCGATGTTCCGTGGACCGCGCTCGCCTACTGA
- a CDS encoding PucR family transcriptional regulator has translation MNQQLLSSHVNDSLARAQLSSMHALCALSMVLFAEHQDLDILRIAAEAVPSLGCCRTLASYHTVDGEFLPYPPLPARPDLDTQIRAQDGAGKVDLSDGQWGWAFTLSSVTGARGSLLVAADHEPRADEIFLLTVLAQLTGAALANAALRARSVAHAIQLTETNQHLSASVVRLESQMRVHEVLAGAAAYGGGEHGIADALAQVSGLPVAIEDPFGNLRAWSGPGLPDRYPKPSPQQREQLLHRLATANAPLRIHDRVIILVKPRAEILGTLALVDLDHRVTDENLFALSYGSTVLALELSHQRNVAEIELRLRRDLVDDLLSGTDNDSAFARAEALGHDLHGQHYLVLVHSTDSAVAEAVGRAATAMDLHYIPGRHAGMVVLITDRRPDPVALHHAIREHLDTTPVAIGISGRCDQPSHFACAFADAHRAINIRLRSRIPDGATAFDELGFYRLVDAAHTDGQVEEFMREWLGALLDYDRTRNTDLVHTLSQYLECGGNYDDSAAALHIHRSTLRYRLGRIRELTGFDLRDVNTRFNLQAATRVWQFLSAVHLPGET, from the coding sequence ATGAACCAGCAACTGTTGAGTTCACACGTCAATGACTCGCTCGCCCGCGCCCAATTGTCGTCGATGCACGCCCTGTGCGCCCTGTCGATGGTGCTCTTCGCCGAACATCAGGACCTGGACATCCTGCGGATCGCCGCGGAGGCGGTTCCCTCGCTCGGGTGCTGCCGCACGCTGGCGAGTTATCACACCGTCGACGGCGAATTTCTGCCCTACCCGCCGCTCCCTGCGCGGCCCGACCTCGACACCCAGATCCGTGCGCAGGACGGTGCAGGCAAAGTCGACCTGTCCGACGGCCAGTGGGGCTGGGCGTTCACCCTGTCGAGCGTGACCGGAGCACGCGGCTCTCTGCTTGTCGCTGCCGACCACGAACCACGGGCGGACGAGATCTTTCTGCTCACCGTGCTGGCTCAGCTGACCGGTGCGGCGCTGGCGAATGCCGCGCTGCGTGCACGGTCGGTCGCCCACGCCATCCAATTGACCGAGACCAACCAGCACCTATCCGCCAGTGTGGTCCGACTGGAGAGCCAGATGCGGGTACACGAAGTGCTCGCCGGCGCTGCGGCGTACGGCGGCGGGGAGCACGGGATCGCGGACGCCCTCGCGCAGGTCTCCGGGCTACCCGTAGCGATCGAAGACCCCTTCGGCAACCTGAGGGCCTGGTCCGGGCCGGGGCTGCCGGACCGCTACCCGAAACCCTCACCGCAGCAACGTGAGCAATTGCTGCACCGCCTCGCCACAGCCAACGCGCCTCTGCGCATACACGACCGGGTAATCATCCTGGTGAAACCGCGCGCCGAAATCCTCGGCACACTCGCGCTGGTCGACCTTGACCATCGGGTGACCGACGAGAACCTCTTCGCCCTCAGCTACGGCAGTACCGTTCTCGCGCTCGAACTCTCGCATCAACGCAATGTCGCCGAGATCGAGCTGCGACTGCGCCGCGACCTGGTCGACGATCTGCTGTCCGGTACCGACAACGACAGCGCCTTCGCCAGGGCCGAGGCATTGGGACACGACCTGCACGGTCAGCACTACCTCGTCCTGGTGCACAGCACCGACAGCGCGGTCGCCGAGGCAGTAGGCCGCGCCGCGACCGCGATGGACCTGCACTACATTCCGGGACGCCACGCCGGGATGGTGGTGCTGATCACCGACCGCCGACCCGATCCGGTCGCCCTGCACCACGCGATCCGCGAACACCTCGACACGACACCGGTGGCCATCGGTATCAGCGGCCGCTGCGACCAGCCGAGCCATTTCGCCTGTGCCTTCGCCGACGCGCACCGCGCCATCAATATCCGGCTGCGATCCCGAATACCCGACGGCGCGACCGCATTCGACGAACTCGGCTTCTACCGCCTGGTCGATGCCGCCCATACCGACGGCCAAGTCGAAGAATTCATGCGTGAATGGCTCGGCGCGCTCCTCGACTATGACCGAACCCGCAACACCGACCTCGTCCACACCTTGAGCCAATACCTCGAATGTGGCGGCAACTACGACGATTCCGCCGCCGCACTGCACATCCACCGCAGCACCCTGCGCTATCGCCTCGGGCGTATCCGGGAACTCACCGGCTTCGACCTGCGTGACGTCAACACCCGCTTCAACCTGCAAGCCGCGACCCGCGTCTGGCAATTCCTGTCCGCCGTACACCTCCCAGGCGAGACCTGA
- a CDS encoding FAD-dependent oxidoreductase — protein MRAGQAIPSSNRWNRAKIGAGATSTRTLSENPASGVTPTETSDITGAFPRLSDEQVATLAVGGTRRRVRAGATLVQAGEPSDTFFVILSGKVGIVGDEQTHRIVRVHGPGRFLGELGLLEGQVAFYTAEMVEDGEVLAVPAQRVRALVEHDPVLSDLILRAYLVRRSLLIGLGSGFRIIGSSYSPDTRRLREFAVRNRLPHRWIDLERDSRAEQLLRSLGVRPEDTPVVIWRGERVLRNPTNAELARAIGLAVPDTGHDTCELLIVGAGPAGLAAAVYGASDGLDTAVLEVIASGGQAGTSSRIENYLGFPAGISGAELAERAVLQAEKFGARILVSAEVTGLESDGGHHRLRLSDGGALVGRAVVLATGARYRKLAVPGIELFEGTGVHYAATHQEAATCGLGPVAIVGGGNSAGQATVFLAERVERVYLLIRGGDLGKSMSRYLVDQIERHPCVTILRHSEVRGAHGTSDLEEIVVEDNRTGEQATLAVSALFVFIGATPCSAWLVGALGLDDHGFVRTGPDAVYRTRDEDARYPEWRPVPLETTVPGVFAAGDVRSGSVKRVASAVGEGAMAVRQVHEYFERR, from the coding sequence ATGCGGGCAGGGCAGGCCATCCCATCGTCCAATCGATGGAACCGGGCGAAAATTGGCGCTGGTGCTACGTCCACCAGAACTTTGTCTGAGAACCCCGCGTCGGGCGTGACGCCGACCGAAACATCCGATATCACAGGGGCATTCCCACGATTGTCGGATGAGCAGGTGGCGACGCTCGCCGTCGGCGGAACCCGCAGACGGGTGCGCGCTGGCGCGACGCTGGTCCAGGCCGGCGAGCCGAGCGATACCTTCTTCGTGATCCTGTCGGGCAAGGTCGGGATCGTCGGAGACGAGCAGACGCACCGGATCGTGCGCGTGCACGGCCCCGGCCGATTCCTCGGCGAGCTGGGTCTGCTGGAGGGCCAGGTCGCGTTCTACACCGCGGAAATGGTCGAGGACGGCGAGGTACTTGCCGTCCCGGCGCAGCGGGTCCGTGCGCTGGTCGAACACGATCCGGTGCTCAGCGATCTGATCCTGCGCGCGTATCTGGTCCGCCGCAGTTTGCTGATCGGGCTCGGTTCCGGCTTCCGGATCATCGGCTCCTCTTACTCACCCGACACTCGGCGGTTGCGCGAATTCGCGGTGCGAAACCGATTGCCGCACCGATGGATCGACCTCGAGCGCGACAGCCGCGCCGAACAGTTGTTGCGCAGTCTCGGGGTCCGACCGGAGGACACCCCGGTGGTGATATGGCGGGGCGAGCGGGTCCTGCGCAACCCGACCAACGCCGAACTGGCGCGGGCAATCGGACTTGCCGTTCCGGACACCGGCCACGACACCTGCGAACTCCTCATCGTCGGCGCGGGTCCAGCGGGGCTGGCCGCCGCGGTGTATGGCGCGTCGGATGGGCTCGACACGGCGGTGCTGGAGGTGATCGCGTCCGGCGGGCAGGCGGGTACCTCCTCCCGGATCGAGAACTACCTGGGCTTCCCCGCCGGGATATCCGGCGCCGAGCTGGCCGAGCGGGCGGTACTGCAGGCCGAAAAGTTCGGCGCCCGGATCCTGGTGTCGGCCGAGGTGACCGGTCTCGAATCCGATGGCGGCCATCATCGGCTCCGCCTTTCCGACGGCGGCGCGCTGGTAGGCCGAGCCGTCGTTCTCGCCACCGGCGCCCGATACCGCAAGTTGGCGGTGCCTGGCATCGAGCTCTTCGAGGGCACCGGTGTGCACTACGCCGCGACGCACCAGGAGGCGGCCACGTGCGGTCTCGGTCCGGTGGCGATCGTCGGCGGCGGCAACTCCGCCGGACAGGCAACGGTGTTCCTCGCCGAGCGGGTCGAGCGTGTCTACCTGCTCATTCGGGGCGGCGACCTCGGCAAGAGCATGTCCCGATATCTGGTGGACCAGATCGAGCGACATCCGTGCGTGACGATACTTCGGCATAGTGAGGTCCGCGGGGCGCACGGCACGAGTGATCTCGAAGAGATCGTGGTCGAGGACAATCGCACCGGCGAGCAGGCGACACTCGCGGTGAGTGCCCTTTTCGTCTTCATCGGCGCCACACCGTGTAGCGCCTGGTTGGTAGGCGCCCTCGGGTTGGACGATCACGGTTTCGTTCGCACCGGCCCGGATGCGGTGTACCGGACCCGCGACGAGGACGCCCGCTATCCCGAATGGCGACCGGTGCCGCTGGAAACAACCGTGCCCGGCGTCTTCGCGGCGGGCGACGTCCGCAGCGGCTCGGTCAAGCGGGTTGCCTCCGCGGTGGGCGAGGGCGCGATGGCGGTGCGGCAGGTTCACGAATACTTCGAAAGGCGCTGA
- a CDS encoding NAD(P)/FAD-dependent oxidoreductase: MEHADVVIIGSGFGGLAAAKQLAKSGINYVLISSTPEHLFQPLLYQVATGVLASDEIAPPIASVLRRHREADVRLGKVVAIDADAAVITYEHEGARTQIRYGSLIAATGASQSYFGRDDFADKTFSLKTIEDAKLLRAQIERVFTEAAAADEETRNRLLSFVVVGAGATGVEVAGQLKELAKRYYHQEVSVTLVEGAGEVLPPFGGGLSEYAKKSLTNSGVEVLLGTFVTDIELGKVTVKDKDGVERRIAAETVVWSAGVQAGGFAKLLAEATGCETDRAGRLLINSDLTVGGHADIYAIGDMTSLNGYPGQSPVAMQEGRHAADIIRRKKAPATPFKYWDKGSMAVISRFSAVVKLNDRITFRGVIAWTMWLAVHLLYLVGFRNRFAAVASWLIAFIGTGRPGFDEVERKSAEQTGRLAA, encoded by the coding sequence ATGGAACACGCAGATGTTGTCATCATTGGATCGGGATTCGGGGGGCTTGCCGCCGCTAAGCAGTTGGCCAAATCGGGTATCAATTACGTTCTCATCTCGAGCACGCCGGAGCACTTGTTCCAGCCGTTGCTCTATCAAGTCGCGACAGGTGTGCTGGCCTCCGACGAGATCGCGCCGCCGATCGCCTCGGTGCTGCGCAGGCACAGAGAGGCCGACGTCCGTCTCGGCAAGGTGGTCGCCATCGATGCCGACGCAGCGGTGATCACCTACGAGCACGAGGGTGCGCGCACGCAGATCCGCTACGGCTCGCTGATCGCCGCCACCGGTGCCTCGCAGTCGTACTTCGGCCGCGACGATTTCGCCGACAAGACGTTCTCGCTCAAGACCATCGAGGACGCGAAGCTGCTGCGCGCGCAGATCGAGCGCGTCTTCACCGAGGCCGCGGCCGCGGACGAGGAGACCCGCAACCGGCTGCTGAGCTTCGTGGTGGTCGGCGCGGGCGCGACCGGCGTCGAGGTCGCCGGTCAGCTGAAGGAACTCGCGAAACGGTATTACCACCAAGAGGTTTCGGTGACGCTGGTCGAGGGTGCGGGCGAGGTGCTGCCGCCCTTCGGCGGCGGGCTGTCGGAATACGCCAAGAAATCGCTCACCAACAGCGGTGTCGAGGTGCTGCTGGGCACTTTCGTCACCGATATCGAACTCGGCAAGGTGACGGTTAAGGACAAAGATGGTGTCGAGCGCCGGATCGCGGCCGAGACGGTCGTCTGGTCGGCGGGTGTGCAGGCGGGCGGGTTCGCGAAGCTGCTGGCCGAGGCCACTGGCTGTGAAACCGACCGGGCCGGAAGGCTTTTGATCAATTCGGACCTGACCGTCGGCGGTCACGCCGATATCTATGCCATCGGCGATATGACCTCGCTCAACGGCTATCCGGGGCAGTCGCCGGTCGCCATGCAGGAGGGCAGGCACGCCGCCGATATCATCCGCCGCAAGAAGGCTCCCGCCACTCCGTTCAAGTACTGGGACAAGGGCAGCATGGCGGTGATCAGCCGGTTCAGCGCGGTGGTGAAGCTCAACGACCGCATCACTTTCCGGGGTGTGATCGCGTGGACCATGTGGCTCGCGGTGCACCTGCTGTACCTGGTCGGGTTCCGTAATCGCTTCGCTGCTGTCGCGTCGTGGTTGATCGCGTTCATCGGCACCGGGCGTCCCGGTTTCGACGAGGTGGAGCGCAAGTCTGCCGAGCAGACCGGGCGGCTAGCGGCCTGA
- a CDS encoding Hsp20/alpha crystallin family protein codes for MLMRTDPFRDLDRLTQQLFGTPARPAVMPMDAWREGDEFFVELDLPGIDPDSLDLDIERNVVTVRASRPELAPERSMIAAERTRGVFSRQLFLGENLDTDAIRADYRDGVLRLVIPVAEKAKPRKIEISRHDELEAINA; via the coding sequence ATGCTGATGCGCACCGATCCGTTCCGGGATCTGGATCGTTTGACACAGCAGTTGTTCGGCACGCCGGCCCGTCCAGCGGTGATGCCGATGGACGCCTGGCGCGAGGGAGACGAGTTCTTCGTCGAACTCGACCTGCCCGGCATCGACCCGGACTCGCTGGATCTGGATATCGAACGCAACGTGGTGACTGTGCGGGCCTCGCGCCCGGAACTGGCCCCCGAGCGGTCGATGATCGCCGCGGAGCGCACCCGTGGGGTGTTCAGCCGCCAGTTGTTCCTGGGGGAGAACCTCGACACCGACGCGATCCGCGCCGACTACCGCGACGGGGTGCTGCGCCTGGTGATCCCGGTCGCGGAGAAGGCCAAGCCCCGCAAGATCGAGATCAGCCGCCACGACGAACTCGAGGCCATCAACGCCTGA
- a CDS encoding LysR family transcriptional regulator — MELRQLAYFVAVCEELSFSRAAARCYISQSAISHQIARLERDLGVALFERSTRAVVPTDATMRLLPLAKQMLSLESAIRATVRTSGHRIRLAANMSFATRSLSAIAGARAAHPDAEIEFVIKPFRQRITAVADGDCDLALIRGSVDEPGLAVEQLWVEDLVIATSAAHPLAIREQVTLADLSQYPLLLPPEQEQVLLHNVIRAAFADLAAGPTFGPPIPPDHTATMELINRPDAWTVLYAASPTEGLVVLRLAEHRLRIPVSAVLRSDTRRSPILNTLLSGLHRR; from the coding sequence GTGGAGCTTCGCCAGCTCGCCTACTTCGTCGCGGTATGCGAGGAGCTGAGTTTCAGCAGGGCCGCCGCCCGCTGTTACATATCTCAATCCGCGATCAGCCATCAGATCGCGAGACTGGAGCGTGACCTCGGCGTGGCCCTGTTCGAGCGCTCGACCAGGGCCGTTGTGCCGACCGACGCGACCATGCGGCTACTTCCCCTGGCTAAACAGATGCTGAGCCTCGAGTCGGCCATCCGCGCGACCGTGCGCACCTCCGGTCACCGCATCCGCCTGGCCGCGAATATGTCCTTCGCCACCCGATCCCTGTCCGCGATCGCCGGGGCGCGCGCCGCGCATCCGGATGCCGAGATCGAGTTCGTGATCAAACCGTTCCGCCAGCGGATCACCGCGGTGGCCGACGGCGACTGCGATCTCGCGCTGATCCGCGGCAGCGTCGACGAGCCCGGACTCGCGGTCGAGCAGCTCTGGGTCGAGGATCTCGTCATCGCCACCTCCGCCGCGCATCCGCTGGCCATCCGCGAGCAGGTGACGCTGGCGGATCTGAGCCAATATCCCCTGCTGCTCCCGCCCGAGCAGGAACAGGTATTGCTGCACAACGTAATTCGCGCCGCCTTCGCCGATCTGGCCGCCGGCCCCACCTTCGGTCCGCCGATTCCGCCGGACCACACCGCGACCATGGAGCTGATCAACCGGCCCGACGCCTGGACCGTGCTCTACGCCGCCAGCCCGACCGAGGGACTCGTCGTCCTGCGACTCGCCGAGCACCGCCTACGAATTCCGGTCTCCGCGGTGTTGCGCAGCGATACACGACGCTCCCCGATCCTCAACACGCTGCTATCCGGATTGCATCGCCGCTGA
- a CDS encoding MerR family transcriptional regulator: MLSDRYEDHPPGHGHRPGPGQAVYGISVAAELAGMGTHSLRLYEQHGLVTPARSAGGTRRYSDDDLARLARIAALTAQGVNLAAIARILDLEDANTELRHTNAALTAERERLHHNPQ; the protein is encoded by the coding sequence ATGCTGTCGGATCGATACGAGGACCACCCGCCGGGGCACGGTCACCGGCCCGGCCCGGGGCAGGCGGTGTACGGGATCTCGGTGGCCGCCGAACTGGCCGGGATGGGAACGCATTCGCTGCGCTTGTACGAGCAGCACGGACTGGTCACACCGGCCCGCAGCGCTGGCGGCACCCGCCGCTACAGCGACGACGACCTGGCGCGGCTCGCGCGCATCGCCGCCCTGACCGCGCAAGGGGTCAACCTCGCCGCGATCGCCCGCATCCTCGACCTCGAAGACGCCAACACCGAACTGCGCCACACTAACGCCGCGCTCACCGCCGAACGCGAACGACTACACCACAACCCGCAGTGA